The nucleotide sequence GCCCCAGGGTCGGGCTGAGTGCACCGCTCGTGATCTCTCCCACCGGGGCCGCGGAGTCGGCGCCATCGAACACGGCGTAGCCGGCGCGGCCGGCGCGGCGGCCCTCACCGGAAAGGCCGACGAGCACGGGGGCATCGGACGCGACCACGGCGCCGAGTCCCGCCTTGCCGACGAAGTCGGCCTTGTCGGCCGCGACGACGCGGCCGAGGCCCGCCTGGGCCGGGACGATGTCGAGCGACAGCTCGTGGCCGTAGAGCGGCATGCCGGCTTCGAGGCGAAGCGTGTCGCGCGCGGCGAGTCCTGCGGGCACGAGCCCGAGCGGCTCCCCCGCCGCGAGCAGGGCGTCCCACAGCGCGGCCGCGGCACCGTTCGACACGAGGAGCTCGAAGCCGTCCTCGCCGGTGTAGCCGGTGCGCGCGATGAACAGGGGCTCGCCGTGGAACGTGCCGGTGGAGCACGCGTAGTAGCCGAGGTCGACGAACGTCGGGGCGACGTCGGCGATGCCCCGGGTCGCCTCGACGATCTCGCGCGCGGCAGGCCCCTGCACGGCGATGAGCGACGTGTCGTCGGTCTGGTCCTCGAGTTCGGTCTCGAAGCCGCCGATGCGATTGGCGAACGCGCCGGCGACGGCATCCCGGTTCCCGGCGTTGGCGATCACGAGGAAGCGGTCGTCGGCGAGGCGGTAGACGATCACATCGTCAACGATGCCGCCGGACTCGGCGAGCACCAGCGAGTACTTCGCCTTGCCGACACGCATCGGCGAGATCGCGCCGGCGAGAGCGTAGTCGAGGAACGCCGCTGCACCGCGACCCGTGACGAGGAACTCGGCCATGTGCGAGATATCGAAGAGACCCGCGCCGGATCGCACCGCGTGGTGCTCGGCGAGGTCGGAGCTGTAGCGCACCGGCATGAGCCAGCCGCCGAAGTCGGTGAAGGAGGCGCCGAGCGCCTCGTGGCGGTCGTGCAGGGCAGTGGTACGGAGTTCTGTCATGAGTTCTCCCGGTCGCGGACGGGCAGACGCCGGAAGGCGCCTGTGAACTCCCCCTCTGTCATGGGCCTGAGAGTTTCGCCCGTCCTGTCGAGGAACGGGTTTTCACCGTCGGCGGATTCGCGGGCGATCACGCGGAGACGCGGAGCGTTGTCTCACGTGGGGTTTCGATGCGGCGCCGGGGCGCCTTACTCAACCCGATTTCTTGCTTCACTCGGAATCGCTTTTCAGAGTCG is from Microbacterium sp. LWH3-1.2 and encodes:
- the gcvT gene encoding glycine cleavage system aminomethyltransferase GcvT, with translation MTELRTTALHDRHEALGASFTDFGGWLMPVRYSSDLAEHHAVRSGAGLFDISHMAEFLVTGRGAAAFLDYALAGAISPMRVGKAKYSLVLAESGGIVDDVIVYRLADDRFLVIANAGNRDAVAGAFANRIGGFETELEDQTDDTSLIAVQGPAAREIVEATRGIADVAPTFVDLGYYACSTGTFHGEPLFIARTGYTGEDGFELLVSNGAAAALWDALLAAGEPLGLVPAGLAARDTLRLEAGMPLYGHELSLDIVPAQAGLGRVVAADKADFVGKAGLGAVVASDAPVLVGLSGEGRRAGRAGYAVFDGADSAAPVGEITSGALSPTLGHPIAMAFVSPAASAPGTELFIDVRGTRIPATVTELPFYRRNK